From the genome of Ictalurus furcatus strain D&B chromosome 4, Billie_1.0, whole genome shotgun sequence, one region includes:
- the snrpd2 gene encoding small nuclear ribonucleoprotein Sm D2 isoform X2, which produces MSLLNKPKSEMTPEELQKREEEEFNTGPLSVLTQSVKNNTQVLINCRNNKKLLGRVKAFDRHCNMVLENVKEMWTEVPKSGKGKKKSKPVNKDRYISKMFLRGDSVIVVLRNPLIAGK; this is translated from the exons at GAGTCTATTGAACAAGCCGAAGTCGGAGATGACCCCTGAGGAGCTGCAGAAgcgtgaggaggaggagtttaACACCGGGCCGCTGTCCGTCCTCACGCAGTCCGTCAAGAACAACACGCAGGTGCTTATCAACTGCCGCAACAACAAGAAGCTACTGGGGCGAGTCAAAGCCTTCGACAG aCACTGTaacatggtcctggagaacgtAAAGGAAATGTGGACTGAGGTACCCAAGAGCgggaaaggaaagaagaagtCCAAACCAGTGAATAAAGACCGTTACATCTCCAAGATGTTTCTGAGAGGAGACTCGGTCATCGTGGTGCTGAGGAATCCTCTGATCGCCGGCAAATAG
- the snrpd2 gene encoding small nuclear ribonucleoprotein Sm D2 isoform X1 produces MTPEELQKREEEEFNTGPLSVLTQSVKNNTQVLINCRNNKKLLGRVKAFDRHCNMVLENVKEMWTEVPKSGKGKKKSKPVNKDRYISKMFLRGDSVIVVLRNPLIAGK; encoded by the exons ATGACCCCTGAGGAGCTGCAGAAgcgtgaggaggaggagtttaACACCGGGCCGCTGTCCGTCCTCACGCAGTCCGTCAAGAACAACACGCAGGTGCTTATCAACTGCCGCAACAACAAGAAGCTACTGGGGCGAGTCAAAGCCTTCGACAG aCACTGTaacatggtcctggagaacgtAAAGGAAATGTGGACTGAGGTACCCAAGAGCgggaaaggaaagaagaagtCCAAACCAGTGAATAAAGACCGTTACATCTCCAAGATGTTTCTGAGAGGAGACTCGGTCATCGTGGTGCTGAGGAATCCTCTGATCGCCGGCAAATAG